CTACGCGCGCAAGGTCCGCGGGGCGATCCTGATCTCCATCACGGCCACGACGCTCGTCGCGATCCTCGTGGAGAAGCTCGTGCACGCGGGCTCCGTCGTCGACCACCCGACCGGCTGGAACCTCAACGTCCCCGCCTGGCCCAAGGACGTCGTCGGCATGCCGGACCTGAAGCTTGTCGGCCACTTCAACCTGCTCGGCTCGTGGCAGAACGCCGGCGTGGTCACCGTCGTCCTCTTCGTCTTCACGCTGATGCTCGCCGACTTCTTCGACACGATGGGCACGATGACGGCGATCGGTGCCGAGGCCGGGCTGCTCGACGACGAGGGGAACCCGCCGGCGATGCGCCGCATCCTCGTGGTCGACTCCATCGCCGCCGCAGCCGGTGGTGCTGCGGGCGTCTCGAGCAACACCTCCTACATCGAGTCGGCGTCCGGCGTCGCCGAGGGCGCCCGGACGGGCCTGGCCAGCGTCGTGACCGGTGTGCTGTTCCTCTTCGCGGCCTTCTTCGCGCCGCTGGTCGGCGTGATCCCCAACGAGGCGGCCGTGCCGGCGCTGGTGCTGGTGGGCTTCCTGATGATGCAGCAGGTCACCGGGATCGACTGGGACGACGTGGAGATCGCGATCCCGGCGTTCCTCACGATCGTGCTGATGCCGTTCACCTACTCGATCAGTGCCGGCATCGGCGCAGGCTTCCTGGCCTGGGTGGTGCTCAAGCTCGCGCACGGCAAGGCGCGCGAGGTGCATCCGCTGATGGCGGTCATCGCCGTGCTGTTCGTCGTCTACTTCGCGATCGGGCCGGTCACCGACTGGCTCACCTGAGCCACGCGAGACAGCAGAGGCCGCCCCGCCGCCCGGCGGGGCGGCCTCGTCGCGTCGTCCGCCGGAATAGTTAGCCAAGGTAATGACTTAGGCTAATGACATGACTCCTTCTCTCGAGAAGCTCGCCCGCACGGACGCCGGCCTCGCCTCCGCCCTCCGAGTCTCGGTGGCACGCCTGAGCCGTCGCATCCGCAACGAGCGCGACCCGGGGGTCGACCTCGGCCTCGGCGCCTTCTCGGTGCTGGGCCTGCTGGCGCGCCACGGCTCGCAGACCGTCGGCCAGCTGGCGGAGCTCGACCACGTCCGACCGCCGTCCATGACGAGGACGGTCGGCTGCCTGGTCGACGGCGGCTACGCCGTGCGCCGCAAGGACGAGGCCGACGGCAGGCTCGTCGTGGTCGAGCTCAGCGACCACGGCCGTGCGGTCGTCGAGGAGGAGCGCAGCCGCCGGGACGCCTGGCTGGCGCGGCGGCTGACCGAGCTGACCCCGGACGAGCGGGAGGTGCTGCGTCGGGCAGTGCCCCTGCTGGAGAGGATCGCCACTACGTGAGTCCCACCTTCAGAGCCCTGTCGAACCCCAACTACCGGCGGTACGCCGCCGGCGGCGTCGTCTCCAACACCGGCACCTGGATGCAGCGCGTGGCGCAGGACTGGCTCGTGCTCGCCGTCTCCGGCGGCAGCGGCACCGCGATCGGCGTCACCACCGGCCTGCAGTTCCTGCCGTTCCTGCTCGTCATGCCGTTCGCGGGCGTGGTGGCCGACCGCGTGCCGAAGCGCCGCCTGCTCCAGGTCACCAACGTCGCGATGGCCG
The sequence above is a segment of the Nocardioides jiangxiensis genome. Coding sequences within it:
- a CDS encoding NCS2 family permease, with the protein product MQPSARLPRVTLDSYFQITRRGSTLGQEVRGGIVTFLTMAYIIVLNPIILLQGRDIDGHLLAGGDFAAIAAATAVAAGVLTLLMGVVANYPLALATGLGLNAFVTFSIASKMTWADAMGLVVIEGLVILVLVLTGFREAVFRAVPAQLKVAISVGIGLFIALIGLVDAGFVRRHTTGPVPVELGVAGQLRGWPVLVFVVGLVLLLVLYARKVRGAILISITATTLVAILVEKLVHAGSVVDHPTGWNLNVPAWPKDVVGMPDLKLVGHFNLLGSWQNAGVVTVVLFVFTLMLADFFDTMGTMTAIGAEAGLLDDEGNPPAMRRILVVDSIAAAAGGAAGVSSNTSYIESASGVAEGARTGLASVVTGVLFLFAAFFAPLVGVIPNEAAVPALVLVGFLMMQQVTGIDWDDVEIAIPAFLTIVLMPFTYSISAGIGAGFLAWVVLKLAHGKAREVHPLMAVIAVLFVVYFAIGPVTDWLT
- a CDS encoding MarR family winged helix-turn-helix transcriptional regulator gives rise to the protein MTPSLEKLARTDAGLASALRVSVARLSRRIRNERDPGVDLGLGAFSVLGLLARHGSQTVGQLAELDHVRPPSMTRTVGCLVDGGYAVRRKDEADGRLVVVELSDHGRAVVEEERSRRDAWLARRLTELTPDEREVLRRAVPLLERIATT